A genomic stretch from Campylobacter lari subsp. concheus includes:
- a CDS encoding Fe-S cluster assembly scaffold protein IscU, translating into MAKNNLIGGSIWDEYSQKVQDRMNNPQHMGEFTQEDAQKANAKLIVADFGAESCGDAVRLYWLVDEKTDKIIDAKFKSFGCGTAIASSDTMVDLCIGKTVDEAVKITNLDVEFAMRDNPETPAVPPQKMHCSVMAYDVIKQAAAHYKGVNPEDFEDQIIVCECARVSLGTIKEVIKLNDLHTVEEITQFTKAGAFCKSCVKPGGHEKKDYYLVDILAETRAEMEREKLKDQSKTDIAFDDMTMVKQLKAVEAVLDNDVRPMLHGDGGDLEVIDIQKSDNKNIDIYIRYLGACSGCSSGSGATLYAIENILQEELSPNIRVIPV; encoded by the coding sequence ATGGCAAAGAATAATTTAATTGGCGGATCAATTTGGGATGAGTATTCTCAAAAAGTACAAGATAGAATGAATAACCCTCAACATATGGGCGAATTCACACAAGAAGATGCACAAAAAGCAAATGCAAAACTTATTGTTGCGGATTTTGGAGCTGAAAGCTGTGGTGATGCGGTTAGGCTTTATTGGTTAGTAGATGAAAAAACTGATAAAATCATTGATGCTAAATTTAAAAGCTTTGGCTGTGGTACAGCAATAGCAAGTAGTGATACTATGGTTGATCTTTGTATAGGTAAAACCGTAGATGAGGCTGTAAAAATTACAAATTTAGATGTTGAATTTGCTATGAGAGATAACCCTGAAACTCCTGCAGTTCCACCGCAAAAAATGCACTGTTCAGTTATGGCTTATGATGTTATCAAACAAGCTGCAGCGCATTATAAAGGTGTTAATCCTGAGGATTTTGAAGATCAAATCATAGTTTGTGAGTGTGCTAGGGTAAGCCTTGGAACCATCAAAGAAGTAATTAAACTAAATGATTTACATACAGTAGAAGAAATAACGCAATTTACTAAAGCAGGTGCTTTTTGCAAATCTTGTGTTAAGCCTGGAGGACATGAGAAAAAAGATTATTATCTTGTAGATATTTTAGCTGAAACTAGGGCTGAAATGGAAAGAGAAAAGTTAAAAGATCAAAGCAAAACAGATATTGCTTTTGATGATATGACCATGGTTAAGCAACTAAAAGCAGTAGAGGCTGTTTTAGATAACGATGTGCGTCCTATGCTACATGGTGATGGTGGAGATTTAGAAGTAATTGATATTCAAAAAAGTGACAATAAAAATATAGATATATACATACGTTATCTTGGAGCATGTAGCGGCTGCTCAAGCGGGAGTGGTGCAACTTTATATGCTATAGAAAATATCTTACAAGAAGAACTTAGTCCAAATATACGCGTTATACCTGTTTAA
- the nhaA gene encoding Na+/H+ antiporter NhaA — MQRLQTFVKSETFPGVLLIFFTALALILQNSSLTDQYTNFLNIPFGFQAGSLEIFKPLLLWINDGLIAIFFFAIGLELKYEVTRGQLNSIKAMSLPVFAALGGMIIPALIFAFFNYKDPFALQGWAIPTATDVAFAVGILMLLGKRVPTSLKLFLLSLAIFDDLGAIIVIALFYTSELSVFAMIAALVCILALYLLNHFHVTKKSFYIIIAIVFWISMLKSGVHATLAGVITALFIPLQTKSGESFLKEIEHDLAPWVSYFILPIFAFANAGVDLKDMDPSFMFSSVSLGIILGLFLGKQIGVFLFSYISIKLGLAKLPQNVNFKQLYGVCILTGIGFTMSFFIDGLAYQNSDIFAYSDKLAILVASLLSAIVGYAYLKLIYSFKK; from the coding sequence ATGCAAAGACTTCAAACCTTTGTTAAAAGTGAAACTTTCCCCGGTGTTTTACTAATATTTTTTACCGCACTTGCACTAATTTTACAAAATAGTTCTTTAACGGATCAATATACCAACTTTTTAAATATTCCTTTTGGCTTTCAAGCTGGAAGTTTAGAAATTTTCAAACCTTTACTTTTATGGATTAATGATGGTCTTATTGCAATCTTTTTCTTTGCAATAGGACTTGAATTAAAATATGAAGTAACAAGAGGGCAACTCAATAGTATAAAGGCTATGTCTTTACCTGTATTTGCTGCACTTGGCGGTATGATAATACCTGCTTTGATTTTCGCGTTTTTTAACTATAAAGATCCTTTTGCTTTGCAAGGTTGGGCTATACCAACGGCTACTGATGTAGCTTTTGCTGTTGGTATTTTAATGCTTTTAGGCAAAAGAGTGCCTACTTCTTTAAAATTATTCTTACTTTCTTTAGCTATTTTTGATGATTTAGGCGCGATTATTGTAATTGCTTTATTTTATACAAGCGAACTTTCAGTTTTTGCTATGATTGCTGCTTTAGTATGTATTCTAGCGCTTTATTTGTTAAATCACTTCCATGTTACTAAAAAATCTTTTTATATCATCATAGCTATAGTATTTTGGATAAGCATGTTAAAAAGTGGGGTGCATGCAACTTTGGCAGGTGTGATTACTGCTTTATTTATACCACTTCAAACAAAAAGTGGTGAGTCTTTTTTAAAAGAAATAGAACATGACTTAGCACCTTGGGTGAGTTATTTCATCTTGCCTATTTTTGCTTTTGCCAATGCAGGTGTTGATTTAAAAGATATGGATCCAAGCTTTATGTTTTCTTCGGTTAGCTTAGGTATTATTTTAGGATTATTTTTAGGAAAACAAATTGGAGTATTTTTATTTTCATATATTAGTATAAAACTAGGACTAGCAAAACTTCCACAAAATGTTAATTTCAAACAACTTTACGGGGTTTGTATACTCACAGGTATAGGTTTTACTATGAGCTTTTTTATAGATGGCCTAGCTTATCAAAATAGTGATATTTTTGCATATTCAGACAAACTTGCAATTTTAGTAGCTTCATTATTAAGCGCTATAGTTGGATATGCTTACTTAAAACTTATTTATAGTTTTAAAAAATGA
- a CDS encoding NifS family cysteine desulfurase, which produces MKVYLDNNATTQLAPEAYELMKPFLKEHYGNPNSLHQWGSATHPALKEAMDKLYAGLGASDLDDIIITSCATESINWVLKGVYFDRILNSDRNEVIISSVEHPAVAASAMFLKSLGVKVIELGVDHEGVSSVKDLKEAISDKTALVSIMWANNETGMIFPIEEMAQITHEYGALFHTDATQAVGKIKVNFAKAGVDFASFSAHKFHGPKGVGGLYIKKDIELTPLLHGGEHMGGRRSGTLNVPYIIAMAEALRIANTMLDFENSHIRRLRDKLEDLILAMPDTSVVGDRSRRVPNTILASIKGVEGEAMLWDLNKNGIAASTGSACASEALESNPIMEAIGAENDLAHTALRLSLSRFNTEDEIDYAAEQIKKATQRLRAISSTYAYKPENI; this is translated from the coding sequence TTGAAAGTATATTTAGATAATAATGCAACAACACAACTTGCACCAGAAGCTTATGAGCTTATGAAACCTTTTTTAAAAGAACATTATGGCAATCCAAACAGCCTTCATCAATGGGGTAGTGCAACCCACCCTGCTTTAAAAGAAGCTATGGATAAACTTTATGCGGGACTTGGGGCAAGTGATTTAGATGATATCATAATCACTTCCTGTGCCACAGAGAGTATTAATTGGGTATTAAAAGGTGTGTATTTTGATAGAATTTTAAATAGCGATAGAAATGAAGTAATTATTTCTAGTGTAGAACATCCTGCAGTAGCAGCTAGTGCTATGTTTTTAAAATCTTTAGGAGTAAAAGTCATAGAACTTGGCGTTGATCATGAGGGTGTTTCTAGTGTAAAAGATCTAAAAGAGGCTATTTCAGATAAAACTGCCCTAGTAAGCATTATGTGGGCAAATAATGAAACTGGTATGATTTTTCCCATAGAAGAAATGGCTCAAATTACTCATGAATATGGAGCATTATTTCATACTGATGCAACTCAAGCTGTTGGGAAAATCAAGGTAAATTTTGCAAAAGCTGGGGTTGATTTTGCTTCATTTTCTGCACATAAATTCCATGGTCCAAAAGGTGTAGGTGGACTTTATATTAAAAAGGATATAGAATTAACTCCGCTTTTACATGGTGGTGAGCATATGGGTGGTAGAAGAAGTGGAACTTTAAATGTGCCATATATTATAGCAATGGCAGAAGCTTTAAGAATTGCAAATACTATGCTTGATTTTGAAAACTCACACATTAGAAGATTAAGAGATAAATTAGAAGATTTAATTTTAGCTATGCCTGATACAAGCGTAGTTGGAGATAGATCAAGAAGGGTTCCTAATACCATCTTGGCAAGCATTAAAGGTGTAGAAGGCGAGGCTATGCTTTGGGATTTAAACAAAAATGGTATAGCAGCAAGCACTGGTTCAGCCTGTGCTAGCGAAGCACTTGAGAGTAATCCTATCATGGAAGCAATTGGTGCTGAAAATGATTTAGCTCATACTGCTTTAAGACTTTCTTTATCAAGATTTAACACAGAAGATGAAATTGATTATGCAGCAGAGCAAATAAAAAAAGCAACACAAAGACTTAGAGCAATCTCAAGTACTTATGCATATAAGCCTGAAAATATTTAA
- a CDS encoding putative motility protein gives MGEVINNQASLMLNIATTMMKKTIEANENAVMQVLEGVNANPAPTTTPSTSSGLLDIYA, from the coding sequence ATGGGCGAAGTTATTAACAACCAAGCAAGTTTAATGCTTAACATTGCAACTACTATGATGAAAAAAACCATAGAAGCCAATGAAAATGCAGTAATGCAAGTACTTGAAGGCGTAAATGCAAACCCTGCTCCAACTACTACTCCTAGCACTAGTTCAGGATTGCTTGACATTTACGCTTAA
- the nhaA gene encoding Na+/H+ antiporter NhaA, giving the protein MKLKSFQNFLSFEILGGLLLLLATIFALLLKNSPYGQHYMDFLSVEMGVKVGAWELFKPSLLWINDGLIAIFFFAIGLELKKEFVQGEFKTLSNITLPLMAAIGGIVVPALIFCAINFNDAYVLKGWAIPTATDTAFALVILAMLKQRIPSSLKIFLVSLAIFDDVGAILIIAIFYTGELSTLAFFVAFCCIVGLFLLNRLGNERKSFYYILGALLWLSVLKSGVHATLAGIITALFIPVFTKNNHALLEEIEHGLKFWIAFIILPLFAFANAGVDLSKIEAHMLFSGVSVGIFLGLFIGKQLGVFGFAYMAIKFKFAKLPKDANFKQLYGVCILTGIGFTMSFFIDALAYEVSDIFNFVDNFAILLASLASGVFGYFYLRFVK; this is encoded by the coding sequence ATGAAATTGAAAAGTTTCCAAAACTTTTTATCATTTGAAATTTTAGGAGGATTGTTGCTTTTATTAGCAACGATCTTTGCCTTGCTACTTAAAAATAGTCCTTATGGACAACACTATATGGATTTTTTAAGTGTAGAAATGGGTGTAAAAGTGGGTGCTTGGGAACTTTTTAAGCCTTCTTTATTGTGGATCAATGATGGCCTTATTGCAATCTTTTTCTTTGCCATAGGACTTGAATTAAAAAAAGAATTTGTTCAAGGAGAGTTTAAAACTCTTAGTAATATCACCCTACCCTTAATGGCTGCTATAGGCGGTATAGTTGTGCCTGCTTTGATATTTTGCGCTATCAATTTTAACGATGCTTATGTTTTAAAAGGTTGGGCTATACCTACTGCAACTGATACTGCATTTGCTCTAGTTATACTTGCAATGCTAAAACAACGCATACCAAGTTCTTTAAAAATATTTTTAGTATCTTTAGCGATTTTTGATGATGTAGGAGCTATTTTAATCATTGCTATTTTTTATACAGGAGAGCTTTCTACTTTAGCTTTTTTTGTTGCCTTTTGCTGTATTGTAGGTTTGTTTTTACTCAATCGCTTGGGCAATGAAAGAAAATCATTTTATTATATACTTGGAGCATTGCTTTGGCTTAGTGTGTTAAAAAGTGGAGTACATGCAACTTTAGCGGGTATCATCACAGCTTTATTTATACCTGTATTTACAAAAAACAACCATGCTTTATTAGAAGAAATCGAGCATGGTTTAAAATTTTGGATAGCTTTTATAATACTACCACTTTTTGCTTTTGCCAATGCAGGGGTTGATCTTTCAAAAATTGAAGCACATATGCTATTTAGTGGTGTAAGTGTAGGGATTTTCTTAGGCTTGTTTATTGGAAAACAACTAGGTGTATTTGGCTTTGCCTACATGGCAATTAAATTTAAATTTGCAAAACTACCAAAAGATGCTAATTTTAAACAACTCTATGGAGTTTGTATACTCACAGGTATAGGTTTTACTATGAGCTTTTTTATAGATGCTCTTGCTTATGAGGTAAGTGATATATTTAATTTTGTGGATAATTTTGCTATTTTGCTAGCTT